The following proteins come from a genomic window of Natrinema saccharevitans:
- a CDS encoding archaellin/type IV pilin N-terminal domain-containing protein: MFEKITDDNERAQVGIGTLIVFIAMVLVAAIAAGVLINTAGVLQTQASDTGSETQEAVANQVEVTHASGNVSGTDKIDSVNLTIMKSAGSNAIDLESMTIQYTSDSVDRTLTHGGNDVGATNDVDYSSSTTDDLGVLNATQFATNNIAGDDGGDNELISTDDRVTVTLQVAAIEAGAEGDGSATPLSEGDIENLNEDGLEGGDSVTLTLTDQSGAEFTYGISVPSTFGNKRIVEV; the protein is encoded by the coding sequence ATGTTCGAGAAAATAACTGACGATAATGAGCGTGCACAGGTCGGGATCGGGACCTTGATCGTGTTCATCGCGATGGTCCTGGTCGCAGCGATCGCAGCGGGCGTCCTGATCAACACGGCTGGAGTCCTGCAAACGCAGGCCTCTGACACCGGCTCCGAAACGCAAGAGGCGGTCGCTAATCAGGTGGAGGTCACACATGCATCTGGGAACGTCTCCGGAACGGACAAGATCGATTCGGTCAACCTGACGATCATGAAATCGGCCGGTTCGAACGCGATCGATCTCGAGTCGATGACGATCCAGTACACCAGTGATAGCGTCGACCGGACGTTGACTCATGGTGGAAACGACGTCGGAGCCACTAATGATGTTGATTATAGTTCCAGTACTACTGATGACCTTGGTGTCTTAAATGCCACCCAGTTCGCGACCAACAATATCGCTGGCGACGACGGTGGCGATAATGAACTCATCAGTACCGACGACCGAGTGACAGTTACACTTCAAGTAGCCGCAATTGAGGCTGGTGCAGAAGGTGACGGTTCTGCTACGCCACTTAGTGAGGGCGATATCGAGAACCTCAATGAAGACGGTCTCGAGGGCGGAGACAGCGTCACGCTAACGCTAACCGACCAGTCGGGCGCCGAGTTCACCTACGGGATCAGCGTCCCGTCGACCTTCGGGAACAAGCGCATCGTGGAGGTATAG
- a CDS encoding DUF7500 family protein, translating into MTPNGSQDDGILTPDELQLEDENVAKLSENRYLVRADAADEEPSADATTITDSDASSTHLESERAQTASETALADAAEPHGVDITLKTDGEIAHHHATSHDVREVFVDLLTWYAGQLDDDMSPSEALRVMLAASDLEV; encoded by the coding sequence ATGACCCCCAACGGTTCACAGGACGACGGTATTCTCACCCCTGACGAGCTGCAGCTCGAGGACGAGAACGTCGCGAAACTGAGTGAGAACCGCTATCTCGTCCGAGCGGACGCTGCCGACGAGGAGCCGTCCGCCGACGCCACGACGATCACCGACTCCGACGCGAGTTCCACGCACCTCGAGTCGGAACGCGCACAGACGGCGTCGGAGACGGCCCTCGCCGACGCGGCCGAACCGCACGGGGTCGACATCACGCTGAAGACCGACGGGGAGATCGCACACCATCACGCGACGTCACACGACGTCCGCGAGGTGTTCGTCGACCTCCTGACCTGGTACGCGGGCCAGCTCGACGACGACATGTCGCCCAGCGAGGCGCTGCGGGTCATGCTGGCCGCGTCCGATCTCGAGGTCTGA
- a CDS encoding DUF5807 family protein, whose protein sequence is MTDQRAEFLAGERPEDVALFLADSYVSDDRLEQFGDAVADGTLIVVDGERGRNAFQAATGTGAMEFAKSAMSTEGEIDADLAGAQCPDAGDDGDHAIQFVFAFAEEQNEEVGGIYADGDVIHAYAQCTCGTAFSDRWNVTEA, encoded by the coding sequence ATGACTGACCAACGCGCGGAGTTCCTCGCCGGCGAGCGCCCCGAGGACGTGGCGCTGTTTCTGGCCGACTCGTACGTCTCCGACGACCGCCTCGAGCAGTTCGGCGACGCCGTCGCGGACGGGACGCTGATCGTCGTCGACGGCGAGCGCGGCCGCAACGCGTTCCAGGCGGCGACCGGCACCGGGGCGATGGAGTTCGCCAAGTCCGCGATGAGTACCGAAGGGGAGATCGACGCCGACCTCGCGGGCGCGCAGTGTCCGGACGCGGGAGACGACGGCGACCACGCGATCCAGTTCGTCTTCGCCTTCGCGGAGGAACAAAACGAGGAGGTCGGCGGGATTTACGCCGACGGCGACGTGATCCACGCCTACGCCCAGTGTACCTGCGGCACGGCGTTTTCCGACCGCTGGAACGTCACCGAGGCGTAG